TCGCTCATGACGTGTTCTATCCTGCAAGCCTCGTCGTGGAAACCGTCGTTTACGTCGAGGAACTTGACGAGGAACCTCTCTATGAGGCAGTGTTTCTTGAGAAGGCTTCTCGCTCTCTCCTCTCCGTCGGGGGTCAGCCTCGCACCCTTATACTTCTCGTACTCGACGAGCCCGTCCTCCTCTAAGTTCCGCAGCATCTCAGTCACGCTCGGAGGCGAGACACCGAGTCTGTCGGCAATTCTGCCTGTTCTCGCCGGGTCGCCGTCCTTCGAGAGTATGTAGATCTCCTTGAGGTACATCTCGATGCTTTCGCTCATCGTATCTGTGTCTGAGTCCGCGTCTATGTCTATCTCTGACTCTGGTTCTCCTTCTTGCATTTTACGCTACCCCCTTTAGTATGTTCTCTATCTTCTGGGCGTCCTCCTTCTCGTCCTCGCGTATCTCCTTGAGGGTCGAAACTACCATCTGTATCTTGTCGTCGTTCATCTCCAGACAGCCTCCGACGCCTGTGTCCGCGTCTGTGTCTATCTCCGTCTCCGCCTCGGAATCGGACGTCTTAGTATTCTCACACGCGTCTATAAGTGTGTCGTAGAAGCTGTAAGCGAGCCTCTCGCTTCTGAGCTGTTCCCTCAGAGCCTGCTCGTCGGTCTCGGCGTCTATCTCGGATCTCTCCACCTTCTCTCTCACTAGCTCCTCTATGTGTCTCGCGTCCATCCTCGTCCCGTCGGCTCTCAGATCGTCTATCAGATCTATGAGAGTGTCACGGTGTGTCTGGCTCTCGTCGAGTGCTTCGAGGAGGATCTCCTGTATATAATCGTTCTGAGCCGCCCTTCCGCTTATGACGGCGCTCTTCTCCTCGGCGTACTCCTCTATCACGACTCCCATCTGGAGAAGCCTGACCAGAATATCCTCGTCCGAGATACGTTTCTCAGAGCCCACCAGGTCAGTCATGTAGGACGTTAGCATACGGTGCCGTATATGTCTTACGTCCCGCCAGTAGATACTTAAGACAGGGAACACGATCTTCTTCAAATGAATCTGGCGCGAACCGACATGGGCAAGCTACTCAGAGCCTCGGCTGTATCTGTGGTATTCTTCGTCGTCTTCGGTGTCGTGACGGCTCTGATACCCAACCCGATCTACATACGCAGGGTACCGCGGACGCCCCTTGACTACACGTTTCTGACAGTCACCTCGGTACTCATAGGAGTCTATGCCGCACAGACGGATCTAACTCGTGGAGCCTCCGGTGCCGAAGACACGTCTAACGACCGTCTCGCGTTCGTCGGTGGCGCGCTCGGGTTTCTGTCTTTCGGCTGTCCGATCTGTAACGCTGTACTCCTCGCACTCTTCTCCAACACCGCCATAATGACTTACTTCGACCCCCTCCGTCCCTTCTTAGGCGTCGTGTCTGTCGTTCTCCTCGGGGGTCTCGTCTACTACACCTACTCGTCCGACTGCATGGGCGAGTCGTGTTCACCTTTCTGAGTCAGTGTCAGCCCAGATCTTCCTCTACTGCCTGTGCTGCCTTACGCCCGCTCGCCATCGCGGCGTTTATAGAGGACGCCTCGGTGAACTCACCCGCTAAGTAGACGTCGTGTCCCTCCGAGAGACGGTTTGACGGGAGGCGCGAATGTATGCCGGGCGGCTGTGCGAACTGAGCGAACTCTATCCTGTCGGTGTGTAGAAGCTCCAGGTCACCCACACCGTACTGTTTTTCGAGGAGGCTCTGAGTCTTCCTCCTCAGACCGTCGTCGTCCTCGTTTGGAAGACCCATGAAGACAGCCGAAGCCATCTCGACGCCGTCGGGTGTGTACTCGGGTGCGACGTTCGAGAGGGGGACTACGTGGTTCGGTTTCGAGGTGTCGGCGTTGAGGAGTATCCTCTTACCCATTCGGGTCTCCGAGAGGTCGAGTTCATAGTACTGAGTCACACATGATCTCGCCTCTGTAGGTATGTTGTCCGCACGTGTGAGACGTCTCGCTTCCTTCGGATCAGTCGCCACGACGACGGCGTCGTACTCGTAAGTCTCTCCGTCGACCTTCAGAGTCGCGTCGTCTCCTATCTCCTCGACCCAGTCTCCTCTCCTGATCCTGACACCGTTCGACTCGGCTCTGCGTGCTATCTGTGCTGGGATCTCCCCCATTCCTCCCGACGGAACCCCGACTTTTCCCTCTGACATCATCTTAAAGGTAAACTCGAAGACCTTCTTCGACGTCGACAGCGATGGATCGAGTGTTATACCGCCGTAGAACGGCTCCGCGAATGCCTCTATGAAACGGTCGGAGAAGCCCTTAGAGACGAGATAATCACGTATCGACGTGTCGGTACCCTCGAATATCTGTCTTGGCGACTTCCTCCCCACGGTCGCTCTCAGTCCCATCAGACGTAGTTTGTCTCCGACCGTCGCGGCTCGGCTCAGGACTGTCGGGAGTAAGTCAGTCGGCTTCCTGAGAGGATCTGAGACGGTCGAGACACGTCCTCCGTGGGCTATCTCCGCGCCGGGGTCGAAGTAGCGCAGGTCGAGTCTTTCGTAGTCTAGTTCACGTCTCGCCTCGGGGTAGGCGGTGAAGAAGACCTGGAATCCCCTGTCGAAGACGAAGCCGTCACGTTTCGCCGACCTCACGCGTCCCCCGACTTCGGCGTTTTTGTCGTAGACGGTGACTTCGAACCCCGAGGCTCCGAGACATCTCGCCGCCACGAGCCCCGCTACGCCGCCGCCGACGACGGCTACTTCTTTCGTGTCTGACATAGACGTATATTAGTCTTCTACGTATTAATACACAGGGCACGTCGGAAGACAGGGGTCAGACTTTTGTTCCCTGAGGAGAATCCTCTCGGACATGAGGCTGTCTAGCCCTGAGTTTGAAGACGGTGGCGAGATACCCCGTGAGTACGGCTACACGAACCGGAACGTCTCGCCCCCTCTCGATATCGACGACGTGCCCGAAGACGCCGAGTCCCTCGTCCTGGTCGTCGACGATCCCGACGCCGTCGAGCCCGCTGGCAAGGTCTGGGATCACTGGGTACTCTGGAACCTCGATCCCTCGACACGTGAGATACCTGAAGACGCTGATATCGGAGACCTCGGAGGTGTCGAGGCGAAAAACGACTACGGCGAGAAGGGGTACGGAGGTCCCAACCCACCCGACCGCGAACACAGCTACAGGCTCCGTCTCTACGCAGTCGACATTACACTCGACCTCCCTGAGACGGCGACAAAACAGGACGTTATAGACGCCGTAGACGGACACACCGTCGCGGAAGCGGAGATTACCGGCAGATTCTCAAGTTAAAACTTCCGGCTCCGGTAGATATAAGGAAGTCGCGGAGGCTATACTGTATCTATGTCAGGGGACGGAGACTCGGAATCAGGAGGTA
The sequence above is drawn from the Candidatus Afararchaeum irisae genome and encodes:
- a CDS encoding YbhB/YbcL family Raf kinase inhibitor-like protein; translation: MRLSSPEFEDGGEIPREYGYTNRNVSPPLDIDDVPEDAESLVLVVDDPDAVEPAGKVWDHWVLWNLDPSTREIPEDADIGDLGGVEAKNDYGEKGYGGPNPPDREHSYRLRLYAVDITLDLPETATKQDVIDAVDGHTVAEAEITGRFSS
- a CDS encoding NAD(P)/FAD-dependent oxidoreductase, yielding MSDTKEVAVVGGGVAGLVAARCLGASGFEVTVYDKNAEVGGRVRSAKRDGFVFDRGFQVFFTAYPEARRELDYERLDLRYFDPGAEIAHGGRVSTVSDPLRKPTDLLPTVLSRAATVGDKLRLMGLRATVGRKSPRQIFEGTDTSIRDYLVSKGFSDRFIEAFAEPFYGGITLDPSLSTSKKVFEFTFKMMSEGKVGVPSGGMGEIPAQIARRAESNGVRIRRGDWVEEIGDDATLKVDGETYEYDAVVVATDPKEARRLTRADNIPTEARSCVTQYYELDLSETRMGKRILLNADTSKPNHVVPLSNVAPEYTPDGVEMASAVFMGLPNEDDDGLRRKTQSLLEKQYGVGDLELLHTDRIEFAQFAQPPGIHSRLPSNRLSEGHDVYLAGEFTEASSINAAMASGRKAAQAVEEDLG
- a CDS encoding metal-dependent transcriptional regulator — its product is MQEGEPESEIDIDADSDTDTMSESIEMYLKEIYILSKDGDPARTGRIADRLGVSPPSVTEMLRNLEEDGLVEYEKYKGARLTPDGEERARSLLKKHCLIERFLVKFLDVNDGFHDEACRIEHVMSDDVASELSELVDQEPECPDCYSAELQHCAKL